The Alphaproteobacteria bacterium genomic sequence ACCGAAGAAGAAGAAATCCACTTCGCGGCGCAACATGAGGCGATCGCACGACGCCCTCAAACCGGCCGGTTACGTGGAATGCTCGAATTGCGGCGAATACAAGCGTCCCCACCATGTTTGCGAGGATTGCGGCCACTACGACGGCCGCGAGGTCGTCGAAGCAACAGCCTCGATATAGCTCCATGAGTTCAGGCCGCTGCATCGCCCTTGATGCCATGGGCGGCGCCGAGGCGCCGGCCATGGTGGTCGAGGGCGCGCAGTTGGCGCGCCAGCGCCATCCCGGGCTGCGTTTCATGCTGTTCGGCGATGAAGTGCGCTTGCGGCCGCTGGTGGCGCGTCAGGCCGGGCTGGCCGAGGCCGTCGAGCTCTGTCATGCCGAACAGGTCATCGACGATACCGACAAGCCCTCGCAGGCGCTACGCCGGGGGCGCCAGTCAAGCATGCGCCTGGCCATCGACGCCGTCGACCAGGGCCGCGCCGACGCCGTGGTCTCGGCCGGCAACACCGGCGCCCTGATGGCCATGGCCAAGGTGGTGCTGCGCATGCAGGAAGGCATCGCCCGGCCGGCCATGATCACCTTCTTTCCCACCTTGAGCGGCCGTAGTGCCATGCTCGATCTGGGTGCCAACATCGAATGCGACGTCGACAACCTGGTTCAGTTCGCCATCATGGGCGCTGCCTTCGCCCGCATCGAGCTGGGCAAGGAGCGTCCCACCGTGGGCTTGCTCAACGTCGGTTCC encodes the following:
- the rpmF gene encoding 50S ribosomal protein L32, with protein sequence MAVPKKKKSTSRRNMRRSHDALKPAGYVECSNCGEYKRPHHVCEDCGHYDGREVVEATASI
- the plsX gene encoding phosphate acyltransferase PlsX, encoding MSSGRCIALDAMGGAEAPAMVVEGAQLARQRHPGLRFMLFGDEVRLRPLVARQAGLAEAVELCHAEQVIDDTDKPSQALRRGRQSSMRLAIDAVDQGRADAVVSAGNTGALMAMAKVVLRMQEGIARPAMITFFPTLSGRSAMLDLGANIECDVDNLVQFAIMGAAFARIELGKERPTVGLLNVGSEDLKGNETVKAAGQILRDSDLEFEFHGFVEGDDIGAGTVDVFVTDGFTGNIALKALEGTSRLYTGFLNQAFRSSLMAGLGYLLARPAINAVRRRVDPREHNGAMFVGLDGVVVKSHGGTDSIGFANAVGVALDMVEERFKERIQADLRRCAPAAIPEAAVS